The following are encoded in a window of Sphaerisporangium siamense genomic DNA:
- a CDS encoding carbohydrate ABC transporter permease, translated as MATQTDAYRMAPSRAASRRRQKKNQLGAFGALSHVALIVWAVLVIGPILWTFLASFKTNPEIMGDAPLAMPDSFSWASWGRAWEKAHIGRYMLNTVLVVGVSTFFTMLFGSMAAYVIARFRFPGNRIIYYLFVSGLAFPVFLALVPLFFVVRNLGLIDTHVGVILVYIAYSLPFTVFFLTAFFKTLPNSVAEAAMMDGSSHTRTFFQIMVPMAKPGLISITIFNILGQWNQYLLPIVLLSGSVEDKWLITQGIANINTNAGYEADWPGLFAALSMAILPMMIVYIIFQRQIQSGLTAGAVK; from the coding sequence ATGGCGACCCAGACCGACGCGTACCGGATGGCGCCCTCGCGCGCCGCCTCCCGGCGCAGGCAGAAGAAGAACCAGCTCGGCGCCTTCGGCGCGCTGTCCCACGTGGCCCTGATCGTGTGGGCCGTCCTGGTCATCGGTCCGATCCTGTGGACCTTCCTGGCCTCCTTCAAGACCAACCCCGAGATCATGGGCGACGCGCCGCTCGCCATGCCCGACAGCTTCAGCTGGGCCTCATGGGGACGCGCCTGGGAGAAGGCGCACATCGGGCGGTACATGCTGAACACGGTCCTGGTGGTCGGCGTCAGCACGTTCTTCACGATGCTGTTCGGCTCGATGGCCGCGTACGTGATCGCGCGCTTCCGGTTCCCCGGCAACCGGATCATCTACTACCTGTTCGTCTCCGGCCTGGCGTTCCCGGTCTTCCTGGCGCTGGTCCCGCTGTTCTTCGTGGTCCGCAACCTCGGCCTGATCGACACCCACGTCGGCGTGATCCTGGTGTACATCGCCTACTCGCTGCCGTTCACGGTGTTCTTCCTGACCGCGTTCTTCAAGACGCTGCCGAACTCGGTGGCCGAGGCCGCGATGATGGACGGTTCCTCGCACACCCGGACGTTCTTCCAGATCATGGTGCCGATGGCCAAGCCGGGCCTGATCAGCATCACGATCTTCAACATCCTCGGCCAGTGGAACCAGTACCTTCTGCCCATCGTGCTTCTCTCGGGCAGCGTCGAGGACAAGTGGCTGATCACCCAGGGCATCGCGAACATCAACACCAACGCCGGCTACGAGGCGGACTGGCCCGGTCTGTTCGCCGCGCTCAGCATGGCGATCCTGCCGATGATGATCGTGTACATCATCTTCCAGCGGCAGATCCAGTCGGGCCTCACGGCCGGCGCGGTCAAGTGA
- a CDS encoding M6 family metalloprotease domain-containing protein has product MKRRLALLFTAIVLGPAGLLTAQAPASAAPPPVPPNPWQADHWPQRQPWQEQAPSALFKGKPGGPAAIDPQNWKNPDHMTWADYKPVPGTTWANPAAKGSKRTFKGALVLLDYPNQPFVATQPARSTVFGNPSVEAHDVPRDQVAKFYKDFLNTPNTLNRGHTIHEYWMEDSGGRYGVDLTSFGPYKMPGKSHEYAMEFQAGTGCPAGDTCNRNIRTDGRAAWVGDVGEETAGGFDFIFYLSAGQDESSTWQEFGSMKFPTKEDVTDEFGPPDPGLPNWARTRYVEWTSWASGSTIWPNAGGGSSTQAESSGMSVYAHEFSHILGIGDNYNNPFGVPPRRDYSGPWEMLSRGTFNGPGGPHSRWVIPPTGGSAMGAQHMLRNKLKLEIVDERNILRLSREALAESGLVVARVTAREVRPGDTGLSGVNIALDKDRAPACATATDPYCDGGGYDNYTVEVVDRIGADSFTPDSGVLLAKTKDKDDAPFEWVVDANPQHIGMTDYVLPDGTKVPITIGDYRQLSDALFHAGTDSGSEYEYTDEGNRLRFYIIDKHRDRQGLLSYTVAVRSLDGAGPQKRGVRVLPSAAVTKGGDWVACELPLTNTGRAAAPRGQHPEDVASYLKSDVYRLSAAVDGKGWTAWLPNKLTAVDFGKTASVVVYAQRTPGGNHLAKVNLTATSESDPSKTSTASCRLVSL; this is encoded by the coding sequence GTGAAGAGACGGCTCGCGCTCCTCTTCACCGCGATCGTGCTCGGGCCCGCCGGGCTCCTGACGGCCCAGGCCCCGGCCTCGGCCGCGCCGCCGCCCGTGCCCCCGAACCCCTGGCAGGCCGACCACTGGCCGCAGCGCCAGCCCTGGCAGGAGCAGGCGCCGTCGGCGCTGTTCAAGGGCAAGCCGGGCGGGCCCGCCGCGATCGACCCGCAGAACTGGAAGAACCCCGACCACATGACCTGGGCCGACTACAAGCCGGTCCCCGGAACGACGTGGGCGAACCCCGCCGCCAAGGGCTCCAAGCGGACGTTCAAGGGCGCGCTCGTCCTGCTGGACTACCCGAACCAGCCCTTCGTCGCCACCCAGCCCGCGCGTTCGACGGTCTTCGGCAACCCCAGCGTGGAGGCCCACGACGTCCCCCGCGACCAGGTCGCCAAGTTCTACAAGGACTTCCTCAACACGCCCAACACGCTGAACCGCGGGCACACCATCCACGAGTACTGGATGGAGGACTCCGGCGGCCGGTACGGCGTCGACCTCACCTCGTTCGGCCCGTACAAGATGCCGGGCAAGTCCCACGAGTACGCCATGGAGTTCCAGGCGGGCACCGGATGTCCGGCGGGCGACACCTGTAACCGCAACATCCGCACCGACGGCCGCGCCGCCTGGGTCGGCGACGTCGGCGAGGAGACGGCCGGCGGATTCGACTTCATCTTCTACCTGAGCGCGGGCCAGGACGAGTCCTCCACCTGGCAGGAGTTCGGGTCGATGAAGTTCCCCACCAAGGAGGACGTCACCGACGAGTTCGGCCCGCCGGACCCGGGCCTGCCCAACTGGGCCAGGACCCGGTACGTCGAGTGGACCTCCTGGGCCTCCGGCTCCACCATCTGGCCCAACGCCGGCGGCGGCTCCTCCACCCAGGCCGAGAGTTCCGGCATGAGCGTGTACGCCCACGAGTTCAGCCACATCCTCGGCATCGGCGACAACTACAACAACCCGTTCGGCGTGCCGCCGCGCCGTGACTACTCCGGCCCCTGGGAGATGCTCAGCCGCGGCACCTTCAACGGCCCCGGCGGGCCGCACAGCCGCTGGGTGATCCCGCCCACCGGCGGCTCGGCCATGGGCGCCCAGCACATGCTCCGCAACAAGCTCAAGCTGGAGATTGTGGACGAGCGGAACATCCTGCGCCTGTCGCGCGAGGCGCTCGCCGAGTCCGGCCTGGTCGTCGCGCGGGTGACCGCCCGCGAGGTGCGGCCGGGCGACACCGGCCTGTCCGGCGTGAACATCGCCCTCGACAAGGACCGTGCCCCGGCGTGCGCGACCGCCACCGACCCGTACTGCGACGGCGGCGGCTACGACAACTACACGGTCGAGGTCGTGGACCGGATCGGCGCCGACTCCTTCACCCCGGACTCCGGCGTGCTGCTGGCCAAGACCAAGGACAAGGACGACGCGCCGTTCGAGTGGGTCGTGGACGCCAACCCCCAGCACATCGGCATGACCGACTACGTGCTGCCCGACGGCACCAAGGTGCCCATCACGATCGGCGACTACCGCCAGCTCTCCGACGCGCTGTTCCACGCGGGCACCGACTCCGGCAGCGAGTACGAGTACACCGACGAGGGCAACCGCCTGCGGTTCTACATCATCGACAAGCACCGCGACCGGCAGGGCCTGCTGTCCTACACCGTGGCGGTCCGCTCCCTGGACGGCGCGGGGCCGCAGAAGCGCGGCGTGCGCGTGCTGCCGAGCGCCGCGGTCACCAAGGGCGGCGACTGGGTGGCCTGCGAGCTGCCGCTCACCAACACGGGCAGGGCCGCGGCCCCGCGCGGGCAGCACCCCGAGGACGTCGCCTCCTACCTGAAGTCCGACGTCTACCGGCTGTCGGCGGCCGTGGACGGCAAGGGCTGGACGGCCTGGCTGCCCAACAAGCTGACCGCCGTCGACTTCGGCAAGACCGCCTCCGTGGTGGTCTACGCGCAGCGGACGCCGGGCGGCAACCACCTCGCCAAGGTGAACCTCACCGCCACCTCCGAGAGCGACCCGTCCAAGACGTCCACCGCCTCCTGCCGGCTGGTGAGCCTCTGA
- a CDS encoding DUF523 domain-containing protein: MERILVSACLMGRAVRFDGRAKTLDDALLARWRDEGRLVPLCPEMEGGLPVPRPPAEIEGGAGGAAVLAGHARVLTPAGADVTANFLAGAHAALAVARSMGVRVALLKEGSPSCGSLRVHDGTFRGRVAPGAGVTAALLEAGGVRVFGEDRLAEAATHVAELEGAAGTGRARYSGQGGG; the protein is encoded by the coding sequence ATGGAGAGGATCCTCGTCAGCGCCTGCCTGATGGGGCGTGCCGTGCGCTTCGACGGCCGCGCCAAGACGCTGGACGACGCGCTGCTCGCCCGCTGGCGCGACGAGGGCCGCCTCGTGCCGCTCTGCCCCGAGATGGAGGGCGGGCTGCCCGTCCCGAGGCCGCCCGCCGAGATCGAGGGCGGCGCGGGCGGCGCCGCCGTGCTGGCGGGCCACGCCCGCGTCCTCACGCCCGCGGGCGCCGACGTCACGGCGAACTTCCTCGCGGGCGCGCACGCCGCGCTGGCCGTGGCGCGGTCGATGGGCGTCCGGGTCGCCCTGCTGAAAGAGGGCAGCCCGTCCTGCGGAAGCCTGCGCGTCCACGACGGCACCTTCCGCGGCCGGGTCGCCCCGGGGGCGGGCGTGACGGCCGCGCTGCTGGAGGCGGGCGGGGTGCGCGTCTTCGGCGAGGACCGCCTGGCCGAGGCCGCCACCCACGTCGCCGAGCTGGAGGGGGCGGCGGGCACGGGCAGAGCGCGCTACTCCGGGCAGGGCGGCGGCTGA
- a CDS encoding DUF4032 domain-containing protein codes for MPLQMTGAPSDPDLIRLPWDVPLEEWPEHHLVTLPRGISRHIVRFARLSGRVYAIKEISERYAKREYQLLWDLNRLDAPAVEPVAVVTGRREAGGEPLDSALITRHLQFSLPYRAMLSGTLRPDTLIRLLDALAVLLVRLHLAGFYWGDCSLSNTLFRRDAGAFAAYLVDAETGELHPVLSEGQRNYDIEVAHINIYGEMLDLEAGGFLHSSIDPLAFAEQLCRRYHRLWDELTQEEIVEDVEWHLIDQRIRRLNSLGFDVAEMMVRRKAGTARLIVRPKVVDSGHHQRRLLRLTGLDVEENQARRLLNDLDSFRVAKGLRHEDEAIVAHRWLAEIFQPTVTAIPPGLRGKLEPAQLFHEVLDHRWYMSETAGRDVGLEAALRSYIDTVLIFKPDEKAIIGAPETDATGL; via the coding sequence TTGCCGCTCCAGATGACCGGCGCCCCCAGCGATCCGGACCTCATCCGCCTGCCCTGGGACGTCCCCCTTGAGGAGTGGCCCGAGCACCACCTGGTCACGCTGCCCCGGGGCATCTCCCGGCACATCGTGCGGTTCGCCAGGCTGTCCGGACGGGTGTACGCGATCAAGGAGATCAGCGAGCGGTACGCCAAGCGGGAGTACCAGCTCCTGTGGGACCTGAACCGGCTCGACGCGCCGGCCGTCGAGCCCGTGGCGGTGGTGACGGGCAGGCGCGAGGCCGGGGGCGAGCCGCTGGACTCGGCGCTGATCACCCGCCACCTGCAGTTCTCGCTCCCCTACCGGGCCATGCTGTCGGGCACCCTCCGCCCGGACACGCTGATCCGCCTGCTCGACGCGCTGGCCGTCCTGCTGGTCCGGCTGCACCTGGCCGGGTTCTATTGGGGCGACTGCTCGCTGAGCAACACCCTGTTCCGGCGGGACGCGGGGGCGTTCGCGGCGTACCTGGTGGACGCCGAGACCGGGGAACTGCATCCCGTGCTCAGCGAAGGCCAGCGCAATTACGACATCGAAGTCGCTCATATCAATATTTATGGGGAAATGCTGGACCTGGAGGCGGGCGGTTTCCTGCACTCCTCGATAGATCCCCTCGCGTTCGCCGAGCAATTGTGCCGCCGTTATCACCGGCTGTGGGACGAGCTCACCCAGGAGGAGATCGTCGAGGACGTCGAATGGCACCTCATCGACCAGCGCATCCGCCGGCTCAACTCCCTGGGCTTCGACGTCGCCGAGATGATGGTCAGGCGCAAGGCCGGCACCGCCCGGCTGATCGTGCGGCCCAAGGTCGTGGACTCCGGCCACCACCAGCGCCGCCTGCTGCGCCTCACCGGGCTCGACGTCGAGGAGAACCAGGCCAGGCGGCTGCTCAACGACCTCGACTCCTTCCGCGTCGCCAAGGGGCTGCGCCACGAGGACGAGGCCATCGTGGCGCACCGCTGGCTCGCCGAGATCTTCCAGCCCACGGTGACGGCGATCCCGCCCGGCCTGCGCGGCAAGCTGGAGCCCGCGCAGCTCTTCCACGAGGTGCTCGACCACCGCTGGTACATGTCCGAGACCGCGGGCCGCGACGTCGGGCTGGAGGCCGCCCTGCGCTCCTACATCGACACCGTGCTGATCTTCAAGCCCGACGAGAAGGCGATCATCGGCGCCCCCGAGACCGACGCCACCGGCCTCTGA
- a CDS encoding alpha/beta fold hydrolase yields MNRVTVNGIDLAYDTFGAPSGRPLLLIMGLGAQMIQWDERLCAMFAEHGHHVVRFDNRDAGLSTHLRAAGVPDLGQALGGGPVAAPYLVEDMADDTAGLLDALGWEGAHLLGVSMGGMIAQSFAVRHPARTRSLTSVMSTPSPYVGAPTEQALAALLAPSLPERDAVVRRAVESARVLGSPGYPMDEERVAALAGRAFDRSYDPAGFARQFAAILASGDRTPALRGLSVPALVIHGERDQLIQPPGGVATADAIPGAKLLTFPGMGHDLPEPLWPDIVAAVSELTGRAEAV; encoded by the coding sequence ATGAACCGCGTGACGGTCAACGGCATCGACCTGGCCTACGACACCTTCGGCGCCCCGAGCGGGCGCCCGCTGCTACTGATCATGGGTCTCGGCGCGCAGATGATCCAGTGGGACGAGCGGCTCTGCGCGATGTTCGCCGAGCACGGGCACCACGTCGTCCGGTTCGACAACCGGGACGCGGGGCTGTCCACGCACCTGCGCGCCGCGGGGGTCCCCGACCTCGGCCAGGCGCTCGGCGGCGGGCCCGTGGCGGCGCCGTACCTGGTGGAGGACATGGCCGACGACACCGCCGGGCTGCTGGACGCCCTCGGCTGGGAGGGCGCCCACCTGCTGGGCGTCTCGATGGGCGGCATGATCGCGCAGTCCTTCGCCGTACGGCACCCGGCCAGGACGCGCAGCCTCACCTCGGTCATGTCCACGCCCTCGCCGTACGTCGGCGCGCCGACCGAGCAGGCGCTGGCCGCGCTGCTGGCGCCCTCGCTGCCGGAGCGCGACGCCGTCGTGCGCCGGGCGGTCGAGTCGGCCAGGGTGCTCGGCTCGCCCGGGTACCCGATGGACGAGGAACGGGTGGCCGCGCTCGCCGGGCGCGCCTTCGACCGCTCCTACGACCCGGCCGGGTTCGCCCGCCAGTTCGCGGCGATCCTCGCCTCGGGCGACCGCACGCCCGCCCTGCGCGGGCTGTCGGTGCCGGCCCTGGTGATCCACGGGGAGCGGGACCAGCTCATCCAGCCGCCCGGCGGCGTCGCGACGGCCGACGCGATCCCGGGCGCCAAGCTGCTGACCTTCCCCGGCATGGGGCACGACCTGCCCGAGCCCCTCTGGCCCGACATCGTGGCCGCCGTCTCCGAGCTCACCGGGCGCGCCGAGGCCGTCTAG
- a CDS encoding carbohydrate ABC transporter permease yields the protein MRKYGFIFSFLVVPVILYAIFVISPYLQAFYISLTNWRGISANPQFIGFENFTRLLGDDVFWAAVRHHAVLLVAMPLITIAIALFFSFLLNVGGGSKSGKMAGVRGSKFYRVVYFFPQVLAVAVVGVLFQAIYRPDNTGVLNGLLELVGLGPVGWLIDTNLALWSIMGVIIWQGVGFYVVLFSAGMAAIPSEVFEAAALDGAGRFRLFFSITLPLIWDTIQVGWVYLGIAAFDAFALVQVLSVDRGGPDNATTVLPLEIWRTAFTFSKFGYASAMGVALFFLTITFAALSLRVTRRERIEV from the coding sequence ATGAGGAAGTACGGGTTCATCTTCTCGTTCCTCGTGGTCCCGGTGATCCTCTACGCGATCTTCGTGATCAGCCCGTACTTGCAGGCGTTCTACATCTCGCTGACCAACTGGCGGGGCATCTCGGCGAACCCCCAGTTCATCGGGTTCGAGAACTTCACACGCCTGCTGGGCGACGACGTCTTCTGGGCCGCGGTGCGGCACCACGCCGTCTTGCTGGTCGCCATGCCGCTGATCACGATCGCGATCGCGTTGTTCTTCTCGTTCCTGCTCAACGTCGGAGGGGGTAGCAAGAGCGGGAAGATGGCCGGTGTCCGCGGGTCGAAGTTCTACCGGGTGGTCTACTTCTTCCCGCAGGTCCTGGCGGTGGCGGTGGTCGGCGTCCTGTTCCAGGCCATCTACCGTCCCGACAACACCGGTGTGCTGAACGGCCTGCTGGAACTGGTCGGCCTCGGTCCCGTGGGCTGGCTCATCGACACGAACCTGGCCCTGTGGTCGATCATGGGTGTGATCATCTGGCAGGGCGTCGGCTTCTACGTGGTGCTGTTCTCGGCCGGCATGGCGGCCATCCCGAGCGAGGTCTTCGAGGCGGCGGCCCTGGACGGCGCCGGGCGCTTCCGGCTGTTCTTCAGCATCACGCTTCCGCTGATCTGGGACACCATCCAGGTCGGCTGGGTGTACCTGGGCATCGCGGCGTTCGACGCCTTCGCCCTGGTGCAGGTGCTCTCCGTGGACCGCGGCGGTCCCGACAACGCCACCACGGTCCTGCCCCTGGAGATCTGGCGCACGGCGTTCACCTTCTCCAAGTTCGGCTACGCCTCGGCGATGGGCGTGGCCCTGTTCTTCCTCACCATCACGTTCGCGGCGCTGAGCCTGCGCGTGACGCGGCGCGAAAGGATCGAGGTCTGA
- the ngcE gene encoding N-acetylglucosamine/diacetylchitobiose ABC transporter substrate-binding protein, whose product MTNSAGSPKDITRRQMLRRIGLTALVAGPAGGMLAACATGGGSSEASPSAAPSAAATSAQNPFGVKADAALEVVIFKGGLGDGYAKDVHEPLYKKTFPNATIKHVATQQIAQTLQPRFASGDVPDFIANSGTDLMDNGALQSEGQLLDLTPLFDAPSIDDPSKKIKDTILAGTVESGLIAGKPFILNYVSSGYGLWFNTKLFQEKGWTPPKDFTEFKAVCEKIKAAGLTPYAYAGKNASYYQYWMILITAAKAEGNQVLLDIDNLVDGAWLKDSVKQSAAAWAEIGKFIDKSYEGLIHTEVQTRQNQNKVAFYPSGSWLENEQKSNTPAGFEYAVAPTPSLTPSDKLPYEAIRVAAGEPYIIPSKAKNTAGALEYARIMLSKEGAKGFTEKSGSLTVVKGAAEGLSLSPGIKSLNDAIGAAGDNIVTYSQFENWYKELETELRKQTNSLMFGRISADEFCSNMQKKADSVKADSSITKQNRTV is encoded by the coding sequence ATGACCAACTCCGCAGGCTCCCCCAAAGACATCACCCGGCGGCAGATGCTCCGCCGTATCGGCCTGACCGCTCTCGTCGCGGGACCGGCAGGCGGCATGCTGGCCGCCTGCGCGACGGGCGGCGGCAGCTCCGAGGCCTCTCCTAGCGCCGCGCCGAGCGCCGCGGCGACCTCCGCCCAGAACCCGTTCGGCGTCAAGGCGGACGCCGCCCTGGAAGTCGTGATCTTCAAGGGCGGCCTCGGGGACGGCTACGCCAAGGATGTCCACGAGCCGCTGTACAAGAAGACGTTCCCCAACGCGACGATCAAGCACGTCGCGACCCAGCAGATCGCGCAGACGCTGCAGCCTCGTTTCGCCAGCGGCGACGTGCCGGACTTCATCGCCAACTCCGGCACCGACCTCATGGACAACGGCGCCCTGCAGAGCGAGGGCCAGCTCCTCGACCTCACCCCGCTGTTCGACGCGCCGTCCATCGACGACCCGAGCAAGAAGATCAAGGACACGATCCTCGCCGGGACGGTCGAGTCGGGCCTGATCGCGGGCAAGCCGTTCATCCTGAACTACGTGTCCAGCGGCTACGGCCTCTGGTTCAACACCAAGCTCTTCCAGGAGAAGGGCTGGACGCCGCCGAAGGACTTCACCGAGTTCAAGGCGGTCTGCGAGAAGATCAAGGCCGCCGGTCTCACGCCGTACGCCTACGCCGGCAAGAACGCCTCGTACTACCAGTACTGGATGATCCTCATCACCGCCGCCAAGGCCGAGGGCAACCAGGTCCTGCTGGACATCGACAACCTGGTCGACGGCGCCTGGCTGAAGGACTCGGTCAAGCAGTCCGCCGCCGCCTGGGCCGAGATCGGCAAGTTCATCGACAAGAGCTACGAGGGCCTGATCCACACCGAGGTCCAGACCCGGCAGAACCAGAACAAGGTCGCGTTCTACCCGTCCGGCTCCTGGCTGGAGAACGAGCAGAAGTCCAACACCCCGGCCGGCTTCGAGTACGCCGTGGCGCCGACCCCGAGCCTCACGCCGTCGGACAAGCTGCCCTACGAGGCCATCCGCGTCGCCGCGGGCGAGCCGTACATCATCCCGTCCAAGGCGAAGAACACCGCCGGGGCGCTGGAGTACGCGCGCATCATGCTCTCCAAGGAGGGCGCGAAGGGCTTCACCGAGAAGTCCGGCAGCCTCACCGTCGTCAAGGGCGCGGCCGAGGGCCTGTCGCTGTCCCCGGGCATCAAGAGCCTCAACGACGCGATCGGCGCGGCGGGTGACAACATCGTCACCTACAGCCAGTTCGAGAACTGGTACAAGGAGCTGGAGACCGAGCTGCGCAAGCAGACCAACTCCCTGATGTTCGGCCGTATCTCCGCCGACGAGTTCTGCAGCAACATGCAGAAGAAGGCGGACTCCGTCAAGGCCGACTCCTCGATCACCAAGCAGAACCGGACGGTGTAG
- a CDS encoding DUF4328 domain-containing protein, with protein sequence MACVQCGYALPSDAAFCPTCHRPSDAHASVPTDARAADGTASAAPSVQGVPVPPLGRSPWEASHGPAAPARVVRPIQGLTLAVTVTLGLWCVTALFGEVVAVTRVIVIGSVLDGKDVPQGALDANDELYALSWLVGFLAQAVAGVVFVVWLFRARANAKAMSTLRHRYAKLWLVFGWILPVVSLFVPKGVVDDIWLASQGEPVTVRARRPALVRVWWMAWLCSTIVPWTLERVFFREDDLEDLRAAALVEVAATAAGLAAAVLAVLVVRRVTVFQELRRTGPAAGPRAA encoded by the coding sequence ATGGCCTGCGTGCAATGCGGATACGCGTTACCCTCCGACGCCGCCTTCTGCCCCACCTGTCACCGCCCCTCCGACGCGCACGCGAGTGTCCCCACGGACGCCCGCGCCGCCGACGGCACGGCCTCCGCCGCGCCGTCGGTCCAAGGCGTTCCGGTTCCTCCGCTGGGCCGTTCCCCATGGGAGGCGTCGCACGGCCCGGCCGCGCCCGCGCGCGTGGTGCGCCCCATCCAGGGGCTCACGCTGGCGGTGACGGTGACGCTCGGCCTCTGGTGCGTGACGGCGCTCTTCGGCGAGGTGGTCGCCGTGACCCGCGTGATCGTGATCGGCTCCGTGCTCGACGGGAAGGACGTGCCGCAGGGCGCGCTCGACGCGAACGACGAACTGTACGCCCTGAGCTGGCTTGTCGGGTTCCTCGCGCAGGCGGTGGCCGGGGTGGTCTTCGTGGTGTGGCTGTTCCGCGCCCGCGCCAACGCCAAGGCCATGAGCACTCTTCGGCACCGCTACGCCAAGTTGTGGCTGGTCTTCGGATGGATCCTGCCGGTGGTGAGCCTCTTCGTGCCCAAGGGGGTCGTCGACGACATCTGGCTGGCCTCACAGGGGGAGCCGGTCACCGTGCGCGCGCGTCGTCCCGCCCTGGTGCGGGTGTGGTGGATGGCGTGGCTGTGCTCGACCATCGTCCCGTGGACCCTGGAGCGCGTCTTCTTCCGCGAGGACGACCTGGAGGACCTGCGCGCCGCCGCCCTCGTCGAGGTGGCCGCGACCGCGGCCGGGCTCGCCGCGGCCGTGCTGGCGGTCCTGGTCGTCCGGCGCGTCACCGTTTTCCAGGAGCTTCGCCGCACCGGGCCCGCGGCGGGGCCGCGTGCCGCATGA
- a CDS encoding NAD(P)H-binding protein produces the protein MRVVIAGGHGKIALRLERLLAGRGDEPVGLIRNPGHEADLEAAGARPVLCDLEGAGVEEVASHLRGAGAVVFAAGAGPGSGAARKDTVDRAASVLLADAAERAGVPRFVQISAIGADASPREGSDEVWAAYIRAKGDAEDDLRARDLDWTILRPGGLTDAPGVGAVRLDERVPRGTVTRDDVAAVIVALLDTPGTAGRTLELVQGDVPVEEAVARYAR, from the coding sequence ATGCGTGTGGTCATCGCGGGGGGACATGGCAAGATCGCGCTGCGCCTGGAGCGCCTGCTGGCGGGGCGTGGCGACGAGCCGGTGGGCCTGATCAGGAACCCCGGGCACGAGGCCGACCTCGAGGCGGCCGGGGCCCGCCCGGTGCTCTGCGACCTGGAGGGCGCCGGCGTCGAGGAGGTCGCCTCCCACCTGCGGGGCGCGGGCGCGGTGGTGTTCGCGGCCGGCGCCGGGCCGGGCAGCGGCGCCGCGCGCAAGGACACGGTGGACCGCGCGGCGTCGGTGCTGCTCGCGGACGCCGCCGAGCGGGCGGGCGTGCCGCGCTTCGTGCAGATCTCCGCGATCGGCGCGGACGCGTCGCCCCGCGAGGGCTCCGACGAGGTCTGGGCCGCCTACATCCGGGCCAAGGGCGACGCCGAGGACGATCTGCGGGCGCGCGACCTGGACTGGACCATCCTGCGCCCGGGCGGGCTCACCGACGCCCCGGGCGTGGGCGCGGTGCGCCTGGACGAGCGCGTGCCGCGCGGCACGGTCACCCGGGACGACGTCGCCGCGGTGATCGTCGCGCTGCTGGACACGCCCGGCACCGCCGGCCGCACGCTGGAACTGGTCCAGGGCGACGTCCCGGTCGAGGAGGCCGTGGCCAGGTACGCCCGCTGA
- a CDS encoding LLM class flavin-dependent oxidoreductase, protein MADDVRIGVFLLAAGFPGRDHGEVLTSAVDTAVAAERAGFDDVWIAEHHFMSYGVCPSAVTLAGYVLGRTERVGVGTAVSVLSTRHPVALAEEAALLDRVSGGRFRLGVGRGGPWVDLEVFGTGLDRFENGFAESLDLLLAALNRPRVSSDGPAFRFREVEIVPRPGGPFLPVVAATSPLTARLAASRGLPLLLGMHVGDAEKAAMVREHAEAAGGSPAHAGGPGRAGHVAAGVAHVADTTAEAVAEMRRSLPRWLAPGLAGYRPVDGRPYRPRDPHEYADLLCRLHPVGSPAHCADTMIATIRRTGVRHLILLVEGTGDPELTRANVARLGAEVLPAVRAAFRHSPYITR, encoded by the coding sequence GTGGCGGACGATGTGCGCATAGGGGTCTTCCTGCTGGCCGCGGGTTTCCCCGGGCGGGATCACGGGGAGGTGCTCACGTCCGCGGTGGACACCGCCGTGGCCGCCGAGCGGGCCGGGTTCGACGACGTGTGGATCGCCGAGCACCACTTCATGTCCTACGGCGTGTGCCCCTCGGCCGTCACGCTGGCCGGATACGTCCTCGGCAGGACCGAGCGCGTGGGCGTCGGCACGGCGGTGAGTGTGCTGTCCACCCGGCATCCGGTGGCGCTGGCCGAGGAGGCCGCACTGCTGGACCGGGTGTCGGGGGGCCGGTTCCGGCTCGGCGTGGGGCGCGGCGGGCCGTGGGTGGACCTGGAGGTGTTCGGCACCGGTCTCGACCGCTTCGAGAACGGCTTCGCCGAGAGCCTCGACCTGCTGCTGGCCGCGCTGAACCGCCCCCGCGTGTCGTCGGACGGTCCGGCCTTCCGCTTCCGCGAGGTCGAGATCGTGCCACGGCCCGGCGGGCCGTTCCTGCCGGTCGTGGCCGCCACCTCGCCCCTGACCGCGCGCCTGGCCGCGTCCCGGGGGCTTCCCTTGCTGCTCGGCATGCACGTCGGCGACGCCGAGAAGGCCGCCATGGTCCGCGAGCACGCCGAGGCCGCCGGAGGGTCACCCGCGCACGCCGGAGGACCCGGGCGGGCGGGACACGTCGCGGCCGGTGTCGCCCACGTGGCGGACACGACCGCCGAGGCGGTGGCGGAGATGCGGAGGTCGCTGCCCCGGTGGCTCGCGCCCGGCCTGGCCGGGTACCGGCCCGTCGACGGCCGCCCCTACCGGCCGCGGGACCCCCACGAGTACGCCGACCTGCTGTGCCGTCTGCACCCGGTCGGCTCGCCCGCCCACTGCGCGGACACCATGATCGCCACGATCCGGCGCACCGGTGTGCGGCACCTGATCCTTCTGGTGGAGGGTACGGGCGACCCGGAGCTGACCCGGGCGAACGTGGCGCGTCTGGGCGCGGAGGTCCTTCCCGCCGTACGGGCCGCTTTTCGGCATTCTCCGTATATCACGCGATAA